One segment of Gammaproteobacteria bacterium CG11_big_fil_rev_8_21_14_0_20_46_22 DNA contains the following:
- a CDS encoding UDP-N-acetyl-D-mannosamine dehydrogenase, with translation MGQLKTVCVVGLGYIGLPTASLLATKGYTVLGVDVRQEVVDTINAGNIHIVEPGLDILVKSAVHSQNLCASLEPAPADVFILAVPTPFKDDLQPDLSYVEAASKAIAPLLAPGNLVILESTSPVGTTQAVKAFVEKANPAARGVHYAHCPERVIPGRVLQELVANDRVVGGLDAASTEQTVNFYRSFVQGEVIATDARTAELCKLAENAFRDVNIAFANELSLICDEADINVWELIRLANRHPRVNILQPGPGVGGHCIAVDPWFIVASHPKKARLIRMAREVNDSKPDWVIHKVEQEARKFQNPVIACLGLSFKANVDDLRESPALSITRKLAALGLGRVIACEPHVSAIEGLELCDAAQAVSQAAIVLVLVDHDVFKALDPASFQGKCIIDTRGVLAS, from the coding sequence AAGAGGTCGTGGATACGATCAATGCGGGCAATATTCATATCGTTGAGCCAGGTTTAGATATCTTAGTAAAATCGGCCGTGCATTCACAAAACTTGTGCGCAAGCCTTGAGCCTGCGCCGGCTGATGTGTTTATTCTCGCGGTACCCACCCCGTTTAAAGACGATCTTCAGCCAGACTTAAGCTATGTGGAGGCGGCTTCGAAGGCTATTGCGCCGTTGCTTGCCCCAGGCAATCTCGTGATTTTAGAGTCCACTTCGCCGGTGGGTACCACGCAAGCGGTTAAAGCCTTTGTTGAGAAAGCGAACCCTGCGGCCCGTGGTGTGCATTATGCGCATTGCCCTGAGCGTGTGATTCCAGGTCGTGTGTTGCAAGAGCTGGTGGCAAACGATCGTGTGGTGGGTGGTTTGGATGCTGCGAGTACAGAACAGACTGTAAATTTTTATCGCAGTTTTGTTCAAGGTGAAGTGATCGCGACCGATGCGCGCACAGCCGAGCTGTGTAAGCTTGCCGAAAATGCTTTTCGCGATGTGAACATTGCGTTTGCTAATGAATTATCCTTAATTTGTGACGAGGCGGACATCAATGTTTGGGAGCTGATTCGCTTGGCCAATCGTCACCCGCGTGTGAATATTTTACAGCCGGGTCCGGGTGTGGGTGGTCATTGTATCGCCGTTGATCCTTGGTTTATTGTGGCGAGCCATCCTAAAAAAGCGCGCTTGATTCGCATGGCGCGTGAAGTGAATGACAGTAAACCTGATTGGGTGATCCATAAAGTGGAACAAGAAGCGCGTAAGTTTCAAAACCCCGTGATTGCCTGTTTGGGTTTAAGTTTTAAAGCCAACGTCGATGATTTGCGTGAGTCACCGGCATTGTCGATTACTCGAAAGTTAGCTGCGTTGGGCCTTGGGCGAGTCATTGCGTGTGAGCCCCACGTGAGTGCTATCGAAGGGCTTGAGCTGTGTGATGCGGCACAAGCTGTGTCGCAAGCGGCTATTGTTTTGGTGTTGGTGGATCATGATGTTTTCAAAGCGCTGGATCCTGCAAGTTTTCAGGGCAAGTGTATTATTGATACCCGTGGGGTTTTGGCGTCATGA
- a CDS encoding UDP-N-acetylglucosamine 2-epimerase (non-hydrolyzing), protein MKVLTVMGTRPEVIKMAPVIKALESSDHFKSLVCVTSQHRQMQDQMMSLFGLKADFDLGLMKPNQTLTDVTVGVLQGLQALFREHRFDWVLVQGDTTTSMAASMAAFYAGIPVAHVEAGLRTYDLQRPFPEELNRQLTARMAAKHFAPTDCAKQNLLSEGVSAETIFVTGNTVIDALLYMREKIRAGEVQISLPESIQSIVDTQTPYVLITGHRRESFGEGFLNICQAIQRLAKQYSDWQFIYPVHLNPNVQAPVNEHLNGLANVHLIAPQEYAPFIYLMDHCRVVLTDSGGVQEEAPSLGKPVLVMREKTERPEGVEAGTAKLVGNRSDDIIAAVSGLIDDSAAYDAMAKAVNPYGDGQAAWRIVEWL, encoded by the coding sequence ATGAAGGTGTTAACCGTGATGGGTACGCGCCCTGAGGTGATTAAAATGGCGCCGGTGATTAAAGCGCTGGAGTCTTCAGATCATTTCAAGTCCTTGGTGTGTGTGACATCCCAGCATCGTCAGATGCAAGATCAAATGATGAGTTTGTTTGGTCTGAAAGCGGATTTTGATTTGGGTTTAATGAAGCCTAATCAAACCTTAACCGATGTGACGGTCGGTGTTTTGCAGGGTTTGCAAGCCTTGTTTCGCGAACACCGTTTTGATTGGGTATTGGTGCAGGGCGATACTACGACCTCGATGGCGGCGAGCATGGCTGCGTTTTACGCAGGCATCCCAGTAGCGCATGTGGAAGCTGGCCTTCGTACCTACGACCTGCAGCGCCCGTTTCCGGAAGAGCTGAATCGCCAGTTAACCGCACGCATGGCAGCCAAGCATTTTGCGCCCACTGACTGTGCTAAACAGAATTTATTGTCTGAAGGTGTTTCTGCTGAGACCATTTTTGTGACCGGCAACACAGTGATCGACGCTTTGTTGTACATGCGTGAAAAAATTCGTGCAGGCGAAGTGCAGATATCATTGCCGGAGTCCATTCAATCGATCGTGGATACGCAAACGCCTTATGTGTTGATTACGGGGCACCGCCGAGAAAGTTTTGGGGAAGGGTTTCTCAATATTTGCCAGGCGATTCAGCGTTTGGCAAAACAGTATTCAGACTGGCAATTTATTTATCCGGTGCACTTAAATCCAAATGTGCAAGCGCCGGTCAATGAGCATCTAAACGGTTTGGCTAATGTGCATTTGATTGCGCCGCAAGAGTATGCGCCGTTTATTTATTTGATGGACCACTGCCGCGTTGTGCTCACTGACTCCGGTGGTGTGCAAGAAGAAGCGCCGTCTTTGGGTAAGCCCGTACTGGTGATGCGTGAGAAAACTGAGCGCCCAGAAGGGGTTGAGGCCGGTACCGCAAAATTAGTGGGTAATCGTTCGGATGATATTATCGCAGCAGTGAGCGGCTTGATTGATGATTCGGCTGCGTATGATGCGATGGCGAAAGCGGTGAATCCGTACGGCGATGGTCAGGCGGCTTGGCGTATTGTTGAGTGGCTTTAG